In Acidimicrobiales bacterium, the following proteins share a genomic window:
- a CDS encoding DUF1876 domain-containing protein produces the protein MSENRVWTIEVVFTEDEDRTRADAHLHAGGRDLAGWGAARRHPADPDVPLIGEELAAARALSQLVHRLVYEAEEHIATREGHAVTLHL, from the coding sequence ATGTCCGAGAACCGAGTGTGGACGATCGAGGTGGTCTTCACCGAGGACGAGGATCGCACCCGCGCCGATGCGCACCTGCACGCAGGCGGGCGCGACCTCGCAGGATGGGGCGCGGCGCGCCGCCACCCGGCCGACCCGGACGTGCCGCTCATCGGCGAGGAGCTCGCCGCGGCGAGGGCGCTCTCCCAGCTCGTCCACCGCCTCGTCTACGAGGCCGAGGAGCACATCGCGACCAGGGAGGGCCACGCCGTGACGCTCCACCTGTGA
- a CDS encoding glycoside hydrolase family 76 protein — protein sequence MARHARRAARLGRRLAARFGLPGVGLLRARPVPGAGIATLWPFANALAALCALAGTWPARSASRDEAVERLEHAVAALDAYRRGPGAYCSVVLPPLGPGGDLYFDDNAWVGLALLHEHDLTGAVASLERAAAIFELLARGWSDEEGWAHPGGIRWAEPAWSTGRTACSNAPAAALALRLYLLGGATRHLEWGRRLYGWVRRSLLTPAQLYADQIAPDGRVDGRIYSYNQGAMIGAGVLLARASGRHRHLEEAASTARACLARLRAVRALDQQGPAFNAILARNLLLLDAARPVPEAADLVRRYAARLWRRQLAGNLAASLNGAAAPIALNALLAGSAPTP from the coding sequence GTGGCGCGCCACGCTCGGCGTGCCGCCCGGCTGGGTCGCCGCCTTGCGGCGCGCTTCGGCCTTCCCGGCGTCGGCCTGCTCCGGGCGCGCCCGGTCCCGGGCGCGGGGATCGCCACCCTGTGGCCGTTCGCCAACGCCCTCGCCGCGCTCTGCGCGCTGGCCGGTACCTGGCCGGCTCGCTCGGCCTCGCGGGACGAGGCCGTCGAGCGGCTGGAGCACGCCGTCGCGGCCCTCGACGCCTACCGACGGGGGCCCGGCGCCTACTGCTCGGTCGTGCTCCCGCCGCTCGGTCCGGGGGGCGACCTCTACTTCGACGACAACGCCTGGGTCGGGCTCGCGCTGCTGCACGAGCACGACCTCACCGGCGCCGTCGCGTCCCTCGAGCGCGCCGCGGCGATCTTCGAGCTCCTCGCCCGCGGGTGGTCCGACGAGGAGGGCTGGGCGCACCCCGGCGGCATCCGCTGGGCCGAGCCCGCCTGGAGCACGGGGCGTACCGCCTGCTCGAACGCTCCCGCTGCCGCGCTCGCGCTGCGCCTCTACCTCCTCGGCGGTGCGACGCGGCACCTGGAGTGGGGGAGACGCCTCTATGGCTGGGTGCGCCGGAGCCTGCTCACGCCGGCGCAGCTGTACGCCGACCAGATCGCGCCCGACGGCCGGGTCGACGGCCGGATCTACAGCTACAACCAGGGGGCGATGATCGGGGCCGGCGTCCTCCTCGCGAGGGCGTCGGGCCGGCACCGCCACCTCGAGGAGGCGGCGAGCACCGCGCGCGCCTGCCTGGCGCGCCTCCGTGCCGTTCGGGCGCTCGACCAGCAGGGACCGGCGTTCAACGCCATCCTGGCGCGCAACCTGCTCCTCCTCGACGCCGCGCGGCCCGTGCCGGAGGCCGCCGACCTCGTCCGGCGGTACGCGGCGAGGCTGTGGCGGCGCCAGCTCGCGGGGAATCTCGCCGCGAGCCTCAACGGCGCGGCGGCGCCGATCG